The following are from one region of the Amyelois transitella isolate CPQ chromosome 21, ilAmyTran1.1, whole genome shotgun sequence genome:
- the LOC106135593 gene encoding intraflagellar transport protein 57 homolog: protein MDLGLIDKLRLLKIDTELRPHIKMKPMSRYYFVASTNPGEQFYVFASTAAWLIRKIGKDFEQPNEEDDPNPIIANIIDILRQKDIAVEFSSHKLKQGYGEQVCYILNVLADEALKNQNFEWQNPIVNIPETEESTDDVDQVVDETEILLDKVEEEMAIYSEESDGEYANVDEKEPINIANKVHDWEAWKLELERVAPALRLKISADGRDWRARHAQMKTYRDELFERFKITGSQLTKLHSNITSIMDKINARENILNEQFEPLVREYGSLLDELNKVTNEYKEVSVGVTERQEMLNEITAKVETIKQRTESRGSSMNDNSPLVTAKKAVANLKKDIQELDFQIIILLWMLTTKENPNNNLLTNAETRMVATEAY from the coding sequence ATGGATTTAGGTTTAATTGATAAGCTGCGATTATTAAAAATCGACACCGAACTAAGGCCACACATAAAAATGAAGCCAATGAGTCGTTATTACTTCGTGGCCTCCACAAATCCTGGTGAGCAGTTTTACGTATTCGCCTCCACTGCGGCTTGGCTCATCAGGAAAATCGGGAAAGACTTTGAGCAACCAAATGAAGAAGACGACCCGAATCCCATTATTGCAAACATCATAGACATTCTCAGACAAAAAGATATTGCCGTCGAATTTTCTTCCCATAAGTTGAAACAAGGTTATGGCGAGCAAGTTTGCTATATTCTTAACGTTTTGGCTGATGAAGCATTGAAAAACCAGAATTTTGAATGGCAGAATCCTATTGTCAACATTCCGGAAACGGAAGAATCTACAGACGACGTGGATCAGGTAGTAGACGAAACTGAAATACTTCTTGATAAAGTAGAAGAAGAAATGGCTATTTATTCTGAGGAATCTGACGGAGAATATGCTAATGTGGATGAAAAAGAGCCAATTAATATAGCTAACAAGGTTCACGACTGGGAGGCTTGGAAATTAGAGTTAGAGAGGGTAGCACCAGCTCTGCGATTAAAGATATCTGCCGACGGTCGCGACTGGAGAGCAAGGCACGCTCAAATGAAGACTTATAGAGACGAATTGTTTGAAAGATTCAAAATTACTGGCTCTCAATTAACCAAACTGCACAGTAACATTACTTCTATTATGGATAAGATAAATGctagagaaaatattttgaacgaACAGTTTGAACCTTTAGTTAGAGAATATGGTTCTCTTTTGGACGAattgaataaagttactaatGAATATAAAGAAGTGAGCGTTGGTGTAACAGAGAGGCAAGAAAtgttaaatgaaataactGCCAAAGTTGAGACGATAAAGCAGAGAACGGAATCGAGAGGGTCTTCAATGAACGACAACTCCCCGCTGGTGACCGCAAAGAAAGCAGTGGCTAACCTGAAGAAGGATATACAGGAGTTGGATTTCCAAATCATAATACTCCTATGGATGCTGACTACGAAAGAGAACCCGAATAATAACTTGTTGACAAACGCAGAGACTAGAATGGTTGCGACGGAAGCTTATTAA